One genomic region from Saprospiraceae bacterium encodes:
- a CDS encoding noncanonical pyrimidine nucleotidase, YjjG family produces the protein MKSIRHLFFDLDHTIWDFETNSHIAFQRMFEDLQIEQLVQTSFHHFHPEYLVHNTYYWSLYAQGKINQQDLRWKRMHATLKAFDIDDETNAHRMGQYYLEILPESTQLFPYTKEILAYLQSKQYRLHILSNGFEQVQHKKLHYSGIKDFFDQIITSEACHYAKPDKKIFEYALNKAGASTLDSIMLGDSPEADLQGAHNASIKSIYVNHHGLTTDIPHTLGIKHLKELEQIF, from the coding sequence ATGAAGAGCATCAGACACCTCTTTTTCGACCTGGACCATACGATCTGGGATTTTGAAACCAACTCTCACATCGCTTTTCAACGTATGTTTGAGGATCTTCAGATCGAACAATTAGTCCAAACCTCGTTTCACCATTTTCATCCGGAGTATCTCGTCCATAATACATACTATTGGTCTTTGTATGCCCAGGGCAAAATCAACCAGCAAGACCTCCGTTGGAAAAGAATGCATGCGACTTTAAAAGCCTTTGATATCGATGATGAAACAAATGCCCATCGCATGGGTCAATATTACCTCGAGATACTACCAGAGAGCACACAGCTTTTTCCGTACACAAAAGAGATATTAGCCTACCTTCAAAGCAAACAATACCGGCTTCATATCCTCTCGAACGGATTCGAACAAGTGCAACACAAAAAACTTCACTACAGTGGTATAAAAGATTTTTTTGACCAAATTATAACCTCCGAGGCATGTCACTATGCCAAACCTGATAAAAAAATATTTGAATATGCTTTAAACAAAGCCGGTGCATCGACCCTGGACAGTATCATGTTGGGGGACAGCCCTGAGGCTGATCTACAAGGAGCTCATAATGCCAGCATCAAAAGTATCTACGTGAATCATCATGGATTGACTACTGATATACCTCATACCCTCGGAATCAAACACTTAAAAGAGTTGGAGCAGATCTTTTAA
- a CDS encoding CPBP family intramembrane metalloprotease — MRLFVLFVLIMTGLFLGFVLMVGMAIVSGANLSDLISEGALKFDSTMMIRLMLLINHVTMFMLPAIAWSVIYYKKAWLSGLDLNRSFNWRYLVGGIGFLIVAYPIVSKSYEFNQSLDLPSWMSSMESQTEVMLKKILTMETPLALLVNLIVIAIIPGMGEELIFRGILQKELYKTISNPYVAIVIASLLFSALHFQFEGFLPRFFLGLILGLIYYWTGSLWMSICVHAFNNGIQVLLTYLNPEMMDQDFESTIPIKWYALLGSIILTGIVGYWFYIQKRDTDRLSIDLAKATSHNLHQDE; from the coding sequence ATGCGACTATTTGTATTATTTGTATTAATCATGACAGGTCTATTTTTGGGGTTTGTGTTGATGGTGGGGATGGCAATTGTATCCGGGGCCAATCTGTCTGACCTGATCAGTGAAGGAGCCTTAAAGTTTGACAGTACTATGATGATTAGACTTATGCTCCTGATCAATCATGTGACGATGTTTATGTTGCCCGCCATTGCCTGGTCAGTCATTTATTACAAAAAAGCATGGTTGAGCGGATTAGATCTAAACCGTTCATTCAACTGGAGATACCTGGTAGGGGGCATTGGCTTTTTAATAGTAGCTTATCCAATCGTATCCAAGTCGTACGAATTTAACCAAAGCCTAGATCTACCATCCTGGATGAGCAGCATGGAGAGTCAAACTGAGGTAATGCTTAAGAAAATACTGACTATGGAAACACCTCTGGCGCTGTTGGTCAACCTGATAGTCATAGCAATCATACCAGGTATGGGTGAAGAGTTGATCTTTAGAGGCATATTACAAAAAGAATTATATAAAACCATCAGCAATCCTTATGTGGCCATTGTCATTGCATCCCTTTTATTTAGCGCGCTCCACTTTCAATTTGAAGGATTTTTACCAAGATTTTTTCTGGGCCTGATATTAGGTTTGATCTATTATTGGACCGGTAGTCTATGGATGAGTATATGCGTACACGCTTTTAATAATGGAATACAGGTATTGCTCACTTACTTAAACCCTGAGATGATGGATCAGGACTTTGAGAGTACGATTCCGATTAAATGGTATGCCCTCTTAGGATCAATCATATTAACCGGGATAGTTGGTTATTGGTTTTATATACAAAAACGAGACACTGATCGATTAAGTATTGATCTGGCCAAAGCAACATCCCACAACCTCCATCAAGATGAATGA
- a CDS encoding GIY-YIG nuclease family protein: MSTKYAVIDIETTGGLPRRDRIIEIGIILYDGEKELDRFESLIDPGISIPPQITRLTGIHSGMVEAAPKFFEVAKQIVELTEGAIFVAHNVRFDYNFIREEFSRLGYTFTRKQLCTKRLARKSIEGLRSYSLESLINHFNIKVTHRHRALDDAYAASVVLDHVLRRKENLSMAFDMIHQGVKESRLPASLSLDYLHSLPEECGIYYFHNAKGDIIYVGKSINIKDRILQHFADHTEKSTALHQQVDSITYEITGSELLALLRENEEIKKLKPEINRQLRKKHCPSVSIAIWMKTVISDLSPAR, translated from the coding sequence ATGTCGACCAAATATGCGGTGATAGATATAGAGACCACGGGTGGATTACCCCGCAGAGACAGGATCATCGAAATTGGGATCATCTTATATGACGGCGAAAAAGAATTAGACAGGTTTGAATCACTTATCGATCCGGGCATATCGATTCCCCCTCAGATCACCCGACTCACCGGTATTCACTCAGGTATGGTAGAGGCAGCTCCTAAATTTTTTGAGGTGGCTAAACAAATCGTAGAACTTACCGAGGGCGCCATCTTTGTAGCGCACAATGTGAGATTCGATTATAATTTTATCCGGGAGGAATTTTCCAGGTTGGGTTATACTTTTACCAGAAAGCAACTATGCACCAAACGATTGGCCAGAAAATCGATCGAAGGCCTTCGATCCTATAGCCTGGAGTCACTGATCAACCATTTTAATATCAAAGTCACCCATAGACATAGAGCGTTGGATGATGCTTATGCCGCCAGTGTGGTATTGGATCACGTGCTTCGCAGGAAAGAAAATCTATCTATGGCCTTTGACATGATCCACCAGGGAGTCAAAGAGTCCAGACTTCCCGCCTCTCTTTCCTTAGATTATCTTCATTCGCTGCCAGAAGAATGTGGTATCTACTATTTTCACAATGCTAAAGGCGACATCATCTATGTAGGAAAGAGTATCAATATTAAAGACAGAATACTGCAACATTTTGCAGATCATACTGAGAAATCAACAGCGCTGCACCAACAAGTTGACAGCATTACTTACGAGATCACGGGGAGTGAATTGCTAGCCTTATTACGCGAAAACGAAGAAATCAAAAAGTTGAAACCGGAAATAAATCGGCAGTTAAGAAAAAAACATTGCCCATCGGTGTCTATCGCTATTTGGATGAAAACGGTTATATCAGATTTATCACCAGCAAGATAG
- a CDS encoding phosphatidylserine decarboxylase family protein, with the protein MNFHKEGFKIIIIGTLLIVLIATLVINYLHFLTIPVIILLSLIFAWLLWFFRDPVRLIPMPGDDILYAPCDGKVVVIEEVDENIYFKARRIQVSIFMSPLDVHVNRVPVSGRVVFNQYFPGKYLVAWHPKSSTENERNFSVIDQGTYELGVVQIAGAMARRILNYLTVGEEIKQGEELGFIRFGSRVDLYLPLDAKVEVKINDVVKGNLSVVATKELL; encoded by the coding sequence ATGAATTTTCATAAAGAGGGATTTAAGATTATTATTATAGGAACACTGCTGATAGTCCTTATTGCCACACTGGTTATTAATTATTTGCATTTTCTCACTATACCTGTTATTATATTATTGTCTCTGATTTTTGCCTGGCTATTGTGGTTTTTCAGAGATCCCGTAAGATTGATTCCGATGCCGGGAGATGACATCTTGTATGCACCCTGTGATGGCAAAGTCGTGGTCATTGAGGAAGTAGATGAAAATATTTATTTTAAAGCTCGAAGAATACAAGTATCTATTTTTATGTCTCCGTTGGATGTACATGTCAATAGAGTTCCGGTGAGTGGCAGGGTCGTATTCAATCAATATTTTCCGGGAAAGTATTTAGTAGCCTGGCACCCTAAGTCCTCAACTGAAAATGAGCGCAACTTTTCTGTCATAGATCAGGGCACTTATGAATTGGGGGTAGTCCAAATAGCCGGTGCCATGGCACGAAGGATATTAAATTATCTCACCGTAGGTGAAGAAATAAAACAAGGTGAAGAGTTGGGATTTATCCGCTTTGGCTCGCGGGTCGATCTTTATCTACCATTAGATGCCAAAGTAGAAGTAAAAATAAACGATGTCGTCAAGGGCAATCTCAGTGTCGTAGCCACAAAAGAGCTACTTTAA
- a CDS encoding glutathione peroxidase, which yields MNLLFNFISWSTLFSIISMPFNRNTTVERPVSTPTATQSLYDFKMRALESNKVIDLSIYRGKKVVILNVASQCGFTPQYADWQKFHELHGNEVVVLGFPANEFGAQEPGSSQEIASFCQKNYGVTFQMFEKIIVKGEGKHPLYQWLSSKDLNGWNDKEPSWNFCKYVVNEKGELTHFFGSKVLPTDEAFLKAVL from the coding sequence ATGAATTTACTTTTTAATTTCATCTCCTGGAGTACCCTGTTCAGCATAATCAGTATGCCTTTCAACCGTAATACTACTGTGGAAAGACCAGTTTCTACCCCGACAGCCACCCAGTCTTTATATGATTTTAAAATGAGAGCCCTGGAAAGTAACAAGGTAATCGATCTAAGCATCTATCGCGGTAAAAAAGTGGTCATCCTGAATGTAGCATCACAATGTGGTTTTACTCCACAGTATGCTGATTGGCAAAAGTTTCATGAATTGCATGGCAATGAGGTGGTTGTCCTGGGATTCCCTGCCAATGAGTTTGGGGCACAAGAGCCAGGTTCAAGCCAGGAGATAGCCAGCTTTTGTCAAAAAAACTATGGTGTAACCTTCCAAATGTTTGAAAAGATAATCGTCAAAGGTGAAGGCAAGCACCCCTTATACCAGTGGCTTTCATCTAAAGATCTTAATGGTTGGAATGACAAAGAGCCAAGTTGGAATTTTTGTAAATATGTAGTCAACGAAAAAGGCGAATTGACTCATTTTTTCGGCTCTAAAGTATTGCCTACTGATGAGGCATTTTTGAAAGCAGTTTTATAA
- a CDS encoding phosphatidate cytidylyltransferase, whose protein sequence is MNDLPKRVLTAIFLGIGVIGGIYYSVYTFIALMIVIGAFASFEYIKLASFGADISIPHSMTKIGALLSAMPLLFYGLIKNTEHGFELSLLLGSILIMGLLAYFLIKNEVGDYKMYQAISMSIMYITIPFLLMIWVSIQNGHYQWLKPMTLLALIWCNDVMAYFVGRLFGKRPLYSKISPKKTIEGFVGGLVLSVAGALILSIYVQHLTPTQWVIYGFVVSICSTVGDLFESMIKRRYGVKDSGTALPGHGGFLDRFDAFIFVIPIATLFLYLWWK, encoded by the coding sequence ATGAATGATTTACCGAAGCGGGTCTTGACCGCCATCTTCCTTGGTATCGGGGTCATAGGTGGTATATATTATTCAGTATATACTTTTATAGCTCTTATGATCGTGATAGGTGCATTCGCTTCCTTTGAATATATCAAGCTTGCTTCCTTTGGAGCTGATATCAGCATACCTCATTCGATGACAAAGATTGGCGCATTACTTTCCGCAATGCCTCTTCTGTTTTATGGATTAATTAAAAATACAGAGCATGGTTTTGAACTCAGTCTGTTACTTGGCAGTATACTGATCATGGGCTTATTGGCCTATTTTCTAATCAAAAATGAAGTTGGTGATTACAAAATGTACCAGGCTATCAGTATGTCTATCATGTACATTACGATCCCTTTTTTATTAATGATCTGGGTGTCTATCCAAAATGGTCACTATCAATGGCTCAAACCAATGACCCTATTGGCCTTGATATGGTGCAATGATGTAATGGCCTATTTTGTGGGACGCCTATTTGGTAAAAGGCCATTGTATTCCAAAATTTCACCCAAAAAAACAATCGAAGGCTTTGTGGGGGGGCTGGTACTCTCCGTGGCCGGAGCGCTCATATTGTCTATTTATGTGCAACATCTGACTCCCACTCAATGGGTTATATACGGATTTGTCGTGTCTATATGCTCTACAGTAGGCGACTTATTTGAATCCATGATCAAGAGAAGGTATGGTGTAAAAGACTCAGGTACAGCACTCCCAGGGCATGGTGGATTCCTGGATCGATTTGACGCATTTATCTTTGTCATCCCAATCGCTACACTCTTTCTATATTTGTGGTGGAAATAG
- a CDS encoding NUDIX domain-containing protein produces MNNQHIKILKTDILSDHWYTLKKVTFEQFSTKKGWMKVEREAYDRGNGAAILLYNPIQNTILLTKQFRLPTYINGNEDGMMIEVCAGLLDDHNPEECIRKETEEETGYRIKEVHKVMEAYMSPGSVTEILYFFVGLYEPAMKVNDGGGLEEDHEEIEVLEVTFPEVIEMVTNKSIKDAKTIMLIQYAQIHDLLKAK; encoded by the coding sequence ATGAATAATCAACATATAAAAATCCTTAAAACTGACATTTTATCTGATCACTGGTATACCCTCAAAAAAGTTACTTTCGAGCAATTCTCCACCAAAAAAGGTTGGATGAAAGTAGAGCGGGAAGCTTACGATCGGGGTAATGGTGCTGCTATCCTGCTTTACAACCCTATCCAGAATACAATCCTGCTCACCAAACAATTTAGGCTGCCTACTTATATCAACGGCAATGAAGATGGCATGATGATCGAGGTTTGTGCCGGTCTATTGGACGACCATAATCCGGAAGAGTGTATCCGCAAAGAGACTGAAGAAGAGACAGGCTATCGAATAAAAGAAGTCCACAAAGTAATGGAAGCCTATATGTCCCCAGGATCAGTAACGGAGATCTTGTATTTTTTTGTTGGACTGTACGAGCCTGCCATGAAGGTCAATGATGGAGGCGGTTTAGAGGAGGATCATGAAGAAATCGAAGTGCTTGAGGTTACATTCCCTGAAGTGATCGAAATGGTTACCAATAAATCCATCAAAGATGCCAAAACCATCATGTTGATCCAGTATGCTCAGATCCATGATCTCTTAAAAGCAAAGTAA
- a CDS encoding DUF1343 domain-containing protein, with translation MLFFKVFIGPMILFLACGMGHTDLRQSVDNKSDVSILAPLPGSYNLNALLPELQGKRVGLVVNQTSIIGHTHLVDTLLSQGITINKIFSPEHGYRGEADAGEHVLSEKDPATGILLVSLYGDRRKPLPEDLTGLDIVVFDIQDIGVRFYTYIATMSLLMEACAEQHLPLIVLDRPNPNGYYVDGPLLKKEFKSFIGMHPVPVVYGLSIGEYAQMVNGEGWLANNVKCELRVIPCNNYDHTMTYDLPVKPSPNIPNLRSTLLYPSICFFEGTNCSEGRGTEQPFVIFGHPKYTAGDFQFTPVPRPGAKSSKLYNQMCNGHNLTALSIEEIMSWRRINLYWLLKLYQNMKDRDDFFLKNNFFNKLAGNTELMAQIKAGMSEEEIRATWLSDITAYKKIRKKYLIYPDFE, from the coding sequence ATGCTTTTCTTTAAAGTGTTTATAGGCCCAATGATATTATTTCTGGCTTGTGGTATGGGCCACACTGATCTTCGGCAAAGTGTTGATAATAAGTCAGATGTATCTATTTTGGCTCCTTTGCCCGGGTCCTATAATCTTAATGCTTTATTGCCTGAGCTGCAAGGCAAACGAGTAGGACTTGTGGTAAACCAAACTTCGATAATCGGTCATACCCATCTCGTCGATACGCTGCTCAGCCAGGGTATCACCATCAACAAAATCTTTTCTCCTGAACATGGCTATCGCGGTGAGGCCGACGCTGGAGAACATGTGCTATCTGAAAAAGATCCAGCCACTGGCATCCTCTTAGTCTCTTTGTATGGCGATCGGCGCAAACCACTGCCTGAAGATTTAACCGGGCTCGATATAGTCGTCTTTGATATCCAGGATATTGGAGTACGGTTCTATACCTATATCGCTACCATGTCCTTACTCATGGAAGCCTGTGCTGAACAGCATCTCCCACTTATAGTACTGGATAGGCCTAATCCAAATGGCTACTACGTAGATGGCCCTCTATTGAAAAAAGAATTTAAATCTTTTATTGGCATGCATCCGGTGCCTGTAGTTTATGGACTGAGTATCGGCGAGTATGCCCAAATGGTTAATGGTGAAGGCTGGCTAGCCAATAACGTTAAGTGTGAGCTTAGGGTGATCCCATGTAATAATTACGATCACACGATGACCTATGATCTCCCTGTCAAACCATCGCCCAATATTCCTAATCTGCGATCTACGCTGCTATATCCGTCTATCTGCTTTTTTGAAGGTACCAATTGCAGTGAAGGGAGAGGTACTGAACAACCTTTTGTGATTTTTGGGCATCCAAAGTATACTGCAGGCGATTTTCAATTCACACCTGTACCCAGACCCGGCGCTAAATCCTCCAAATTATACAATCAAATGTGCAATGGTCATAATCTCACTGCTCTGTCTATTGAAGAAATCATGAGTTGGCGACGAATCAATCTTTATTGGTTATTAAAGTTGTATCAAAACATGAAGGATCGTGATGACTTTTTTCTTAAAAATAATTTTTTCAATAAACTGGCCGGCAATACCGAGCTGATGGCCCAAATCAAGGCCGGAATGTCAGAAGAAGAGATCAGAGCTACCTGGCTCTCGGATATCACAGCTTATAAAAAAATAAGAAAGAAGTATTTGATATATCCTGACTTTGAGTAA
- a CDS encoding potassium channel family protein, whose translation MEIENNKGEELTPLNLIIIFLSLYVLGALIIETFADIPEEISKILNLVDNGICIVFLYDFAFRFKKAPNKLKFMRWGWIDLLSSIPAIDVFRAGRLLRLIRLLRIVRAFKSTHLLVHHIFKNRAQGAVATASVVGVMMIVFSAIAILQVETDPTSNIKSAEDAIWWAITTITTVGYGDRYPVTTLGRIVSTILMITGIGLFGTFSGLVSSWLSSGPKHTHTKEDIVEKNDDDSK comes from the coding sequence ATGGAAATAGAAAATAATAAGGGAGAGGAGCTGACTCCGCTCAACCTGATCATTATATTTCTTTCTCTCTACGTATTGGGAGCATTGATCATAGAAACTTTTGCCGATATACCCGAAGAAATATCCAAAATTTTAAACCTGGTGGACAACGGAATATGTATAGTCTTTCTATATGATTTTGCCTTTCGTTTTAAAAAGGCACCCAACAAATTAAAGTTTATGCGGTGGGGATGGATCGATTTATTGTCCAGTATACCTGCCATAGATGTGTTCCGTGCAGGCCGACTACTCAGATTGATCAGGTTATTACGCATCGTAAGAGCTTTTAAATCTACTCATCTGCTCGTCCATCATATATTTAAAAACCGAGCACAAGGTGCAGTGGCTACCGCTTCAGTAGTTGGGGTGATGATGATTGTATTTTCCGCGATTGCTATATTACAAGTAGAGACTGATCCTACCAGTAACATCAAAAGCGCCGAAGATGCCATTTGGTGGGCTATCACGACGATCACCACCGTCGGTTATGGAGATCGATATCCTGTGACTACACTTGGGCGGATCGTAAGTACCATCCTGATGATCACCGGAATAGGACTCTTTGGTACCTTTAGCGGTTTGGTTTCTTCCTGGCTGTCCTCTGGTCCCAAGCATACCCACACCAAGGAAGATATCGTCGAAAAAAATGATGATGACTCAAAATAA
- a CDS encoding pyridoxine 5'-phosphate synthase, with protein MTRLSVNLNKVALIRNSRGGNMPDLVQVAVDCEKFGAEGITIHPRPDQRHARYSDVQDLRKVVQTELNIEGYPTDKFIDVVIKSKPDQVTLVPDEPGALTSDHGWDTVKKKEFLTDIVKKLRSHGIRTSLFIDPDPKWVEGAALIGADRVELYTGPYAYHYKSDPAAAIKSFHLTSLTARSLGIGLNAGHDLNLDNLYYFQSVIVDLLEVSIGHAMICDALYMGLEKTIHAYLEKLKK; from the coding sequence ATGACCCGACTAAGTGTAAACCTCAATAAAGTAGCTCTAATCAGAAACTCCAGAGGTGGCAATATGCCTGACTTGGTTCAAGTAGCAGTCGATTGCGAAAAATTTGGCGCTGAAGGCATTACGATCCATCCAAGACCTGACCAGCGTCATGCCAGATACAGCGATGTTCAGGATTTGCGCAAAGTCGTTCAGACTGAACTCAATATTGAAGGGTACCCAACAGATAAATTTATTGATGTAGTCATAAAAAGCAAACCCGATCAGGTGACCCTCGTCCCGGATGAGCCTGGGGCTTTGACTTCTGACCATGGATGGGATACTGTTAAGAAAAAAGAATTTCTTACAGACATCGTCAAAAAATTGCGTTCTCATGGCATCCGTACCTCTTTGTTTATAGATCCGGATCCAAAATGGGTAGAAGGAGCAGCTTTGATCGGGGCCGATAGGGTAGAACTCTACACAGGACCTTATGCCTACCACTACAAGTCAGATCCGGCTGCGGCGATCAAATCCTTTCATCTCACTTCATTAACAGCCAGGTCGCTTGGTATTGGTCTCAATGCCGGTCATGACCTCAATTTAGACAATCTGTATTATTTCCAATCAGTAATCGTGGATTTATTGGAAGTATCTATCGGTCATGCTATGATTTGTGATGCACTCTATATGGGACTTGAAAAAACTATTCACGCTTATTTGGAAAAGTTAAAAAAATAA